In one Nocardioides sp. NBC_00368 genomic region, the following are encoded:
- a CDS encoding DUF6752 domain-containing protein: MSDESGIKNIARGARDAARTRASLVRRIEALEAEVQEQRQLNRRVAELTDVIAELLIPLQDADTEKAEKILAEYRAKI; encoded by the coding sequence ATGTCCGACGAATCCGGCATCAAGAACATCGCCCGCGGCGCCCGCGACGCGGCCCGTACGCGTGCGTCGCTGGTGCGCCGCATCGAGGCGCTCGAGGCCGAGGTGCAGGAGCAGCGTCAGCTCAACCGCCGCGTCGCCGAGCTCACCGACGTGATCGCCGAGCTGCTCATCCCGCTGCAGGACGCCGACACGGAGAAGGCGGAGAAGATCCTCGCCGAGTACCGCGCGAAGATCTGA
- a CDS encoding response regulator has translation MNDTALASVGAATSARAKILLVDDRAANLVALEAILGSLNQTLVRAGSGEDALRALLHDDFALILLDAQMPGMDGFETATRIKARERTKDVPIIFLTANDFDTHLAYRGYATGAADFLAKPFDPWLLRAKVQVFVDLWHASRKLSTQADLLRRSLDERRSSVPGRVDVDVVADLRSRLAGVEEAVADLDIGAGMGPGGDARRRLGQRIDDLRQALEALG, from the coding sequence ATGAACGACACCGCTCTCGCGTCGGTGGGCGCCGCCACCAGCGCCCGGGCCAAGATCCTGCTGGTCGACGACCGGGCGGCCAACCTGGTCGCGCTCGAGGCCATCCTCGGCTCGCTCAACCAGACCCTGGTCCGTGCCGGCTCGGGCGAGGACGCGCTCCGCGCACTGCTCCACGACGACTTCGCGCTGATCCTGCTCGATGCGCAGATGCCCGGGATGGACGGCTTCGAGACCGCCACCCGCATCAAGGCCCGGGAGCGCACCAAGGACGTCCCGATCATCTTCCTGACCGCCAACGACTTCGACACCCATCTCGCCTATCGCGGCTACGCGACCGGTGCCGCCGACTTCCTCGCCAAGCCGTTCGACCCGTGGCTCCTGCGGGCGAAGGTGCAGGTCTTCGTCGACCTGTGGCATGCCAGTCGCAAGCTCAGCACCCAGGCCGACCTGCTGCGCCGGTCCCTGGACGAGCGCCGCTCCTCGGTGCCCGGCCGGGTCGACGTCGATGTCGTCGCCGATCTTCGGTCGCGCCTCGCCGGCGTGGAGGAGGCGGTCGCCGACCTGGACATCGGCGCCGGCATGGGCCCCGGCGGCGACGCCCGTCGTCGGCTCGGCCAGCGGATCGACGACCTCAGGCAGGCCCTCGAAGCGCTGGGATGA
- a CDS encoding HAMP domain-containing protein — MPSSPGTSADAATGTRLPEQVPVDPIALRQLKDAMTAMRDGIFTGRLEPIDGPLGDLASVHNEIAERLSQLSGELARVRREAGRDGHHDERLRPSIGGGAWAGAVEDANDLVADLARPTAEVARVVAAVSAGDLTQTMAVRHGSRALKGDPLLVAKSVNGLVAQLATITEEIARVTREVGTEGKLGGRARVRNASGTWRDLIDAVNTMSSRLTAQVRDIAEVTTAVANGDLSRTVTIEVSGEMAQLKDTVDRMVGQLSSFAAEVTRVAREVGTEGRLGGQADVRGVSGTWRDLTDSVNTMASNLTSQVRGISSVAKAVARGDLSQQITVTARGEVAELAETLNSMTATLQTFADEVTRVAREVGTEGILGGQAEVPGVAGRWKDLTDSVNSMASNLTNQVRDIAQVTTAVAGGDLSQKITVDVRGELAELKTTVNTMVDQLSAFADEVTRVAREVGTEGMLGGQAEVPGVGGRWKDLTDSVNSMATNLTNQVRNIAQVTTAVAGGDLSQKITVDVRGELAELKTTVNTMVDQLSSFADEVTRVAREVGGEGQLGGQAAVPGVSGTWRDLTDSVNFMAGTLTAQVRNIAQVTTAVARGDLSRQITVDARGEILELKSTINTMVDQLSSFADEVTRVAREVGTEGRLGGQADVHDVSGTWKDLTDSVNSMASNLTSQVRNIAQVTTAVARGDLTQKITVDARGEILELKSTINTMVDQLGSFADEVTRVAREVGTEGALGGQAQVPGVAGTWRDLTVSVNSMASNLTNQVRSIAQVAKAVSQGDLSQKISIEARGEVAALAGTLNAMVDTLRTFADEVTRVAREVGTEGSLGGQAHVRGVAGTWKDLTDSVNSMASNLTSQVRNIAQVTTAVARGDLTQKITVDARGEILELKSTVNTMVDQLSSFADEVTRVAREVGTEGKLGGQAEVADVSGTWRGLTENVNQLASTLTTQLRAIAEVSAAVTQGDLSRQITVGAEGEVAELKDNLNEMIDSLRETTRANEDQDWLKTNLARFTGHMQGGRDLLEVARLIVSELTPLVGAQHGSIFLTDQTPEQSGPKVLRRIASYGYQPSPDVPDVFAVGEGLVGQAAYDRQPIIVRDVPAGFLRISSGHGSAAPTSIVVLPVVFEEKVIGVVELASFRPFSTVHMQFLEQLAESIGVSLNAIMASSRTEELLVESQRLAAELQDKQDEGERQQVELQQTNAALEEKARQLADQNQAIEIKNLEIEEARRGLEERAEQLALSSRYKSEFLANMSHELRTPLNSLLILARLLSDNVDGNLNARQVEYSRTIHGAGTDLLQLINDILDLSKVEAGKMDVHVTDVDVTSVVEYVEATFRPLTAEKDLDFIVGVDPDVPRLLRSDQHRLQQVLRNLLSNAVKFTDGGGVRLLIRNASGERFSTPSLQQADAVLAFSVIDTGIGIPPEKLRVIFEAFQQADGTISRKFGGTGLGLSISREVAHLIGGEIQVKSEPGHGSSFTLYVPRISSDSIDAQPATALGGVQDSSLRTPLHQETPGRRADQLLLVLSGGSDESGPGTSAVVEALFGSVDEVETVFGSSAEEAQAVLADRDVDCVVLDLPLADGGFEVLRWMRTHKRTKDTPVVLSRVGEVTKAQQNRLDRYAEAMTLKTPATTEEAIDDVSVLLGRTGMQLPRTYIAEPTDATGQFAGRRILIVDDDVRNVFALTSALEQHGIDVLYAESGEAGIEALQREPGVDLVLMDIMMPGMDGLTAMRLIRDIPQFKSLPMIALTAKAMTGDREDSLAAGASEYITKPVDVADLLSLFRVWLS, encoded by the coding sequence ATGCCCTCATCGCCGGGCACATCGGCGGACGCAGCGACTGGCACCAGGCTCCCCGAGCAGGTGCCGGTCGATCCGATCGCGTTGCGCCAGCTCAAGGACGCGATGACCGCGATGCGCGACGGCATCTTCACCGGACGTCTCGAGCCCATCGACGGCCCGCTCGGCGACCTCGCCTCCGTCCACAACGAGATCGCCGAACGGCTGAGCCAGCTGAGCGGCGAGCTCGCGCGCGTGCGTCGCGAAGCGGGCCGCGACGGCCACCACGACGAACGGCTGCGGCCGAGCATCGGCGGTGGCGCCTGGGCCGGTGCCGTCGAGGACGCCAACGACCTGGTCGCCGACCTGGCCCGCCCGACCGCCGAGGTCGCCCGGGTCGTCGCCGCCGTCTCGGCGGGCGACCTCACCCAGACGATGGCCGTACGCCACGGCAGTCGCGCCCTCAAGGGTGACCCGCTGCTCGTCGCCAAGAGCGTGAACGGCCTGGTCGCCCAGCTCGCCACGATCACCGAGGAGATCGCCCGGGTCACCCGCGAGGTCGGCACCGAGGGCAAGCTCGGCGGTCGCGCGCGGGTGCGGAACGCCTCCGGCACCTGGCGCGACCTCATCGACGCGGTCAACACCATGTCCTCGCGCCTGACCGCCCAGGTGCGCGACATCGCCGAGGTCACCACCGCCGTCGCCAACGGCGACCTGTCCCGCACGGTCACCATCGAGGTCTCCGGCGAGATGGCGCAGCTCAAGGACACCGTCGACCGGATGGTCGGCCAGCTGTCCTCGTTCGCCGCCGAGGTCACCCGCGTCGCCCGCGAGGTCGGCACCGAGGGGCGGCTCGGCGGCCAGGCTGACGTACGCGGCGTCTCCGGCACCTGGCGCGACCTCACCGACTCCGTCAACACGATGGCCTCCAACCTGACCTCCCAGGTGCGCGGGATCTCCTCGGTCGCCAAGGCCGTCGCCCGTGGCGACCTGTCGCAGCAGATCACGGTCACCGCGCGTGGTGAGGTCGCCGAGCTCGCCGAGACGCTCAACTCGATGACCGCGACCCTGCAGACGTTCGCCGACGAGGTCACCCGCGTCGCCCGCGAGGTCGGCACCGAGGGCATCCTCGGCGGCCAGGCCGAGGTGCCCGGTGTGGCCGGCCGGTGGAAGGACCTCACCGACTCCGTCAACTCGATGGCCTCCAACCTGACCAACCAGGTCCGCGACATCGCCCAGGTCACCACCGCCGTCGCGGGCGGCGACCTGTCGCAGAAGATCACCGTCGACGTACGCGGCGAGCTCGCCGAGCTCAAGACCACCGTCAACACCATGGTCGACCAGCTCTCCGCGTTCGCCGACGAGGTGACGCGTGTGGCCCGCGAGGTCGGCACCGAGGGCATGCTGGGCGGCCAGGCCGAGGTGCCCGGCGTCGGCGGCCGGTGGAAGGACCTCACCGACTCCGTCAACTCGATGGCGACCAACCTGACCAACCAGGTCCGCAACATCGCCCAGGTCACCACCGCCGTGGCCGGCGGCGACCTCTCCCAGAAGATCACCGTCGACGTACGCGGCGAGCTCGCCGAGCTCAAGACCACCGTCAACACCATGGTCGACCAGCTCTCCTCCTTCGCGGACGAGGTCACCCGCGTCGCCCGTGAGGTCGGCGGCGAGGGTCAGCTCGGCGGCCAGGCGGCCGTGCCCGGCGTCTCCGGCACCTGGCGCGACCTCACCGACTCGGTGAACTTCATGGCCGGCACGCTGACCGCCCAGGTCCGCAACATCGCCCAGGTCACCACCGCGGTCGCCCGCGGCGACCTGAGCCGGCAGATCACCGTCGACGCGCGCGGCGAGATCCTCGAGCTCAAGTCGACCATCAACACCATGGTCGACCAGCTCTCCTCCTTCGCCGACGAGGTCACCCGCGTCGCTCGCGAGGTCGGCACCGAGGGCCGCCTCGGTGGCCAGGCCGACGTCCACGACGTCTCGGGCACCTGGAAGGACCTCACCGACTCGGTCAACTCGATGGCCTCCAACCTGACCTCCCAGGTCCGCAACATCGCCCAGGTCACCACCGCCGTCGCCCGCGGCGACCTCACCCAGAAGATCACCGTCGACGCCCGCGGCGAGATCCTCGAGCTCAAGTCGACCATCAACACCATGGTCGACCAGCTCGGCTCCTTCGCCGACGAGGTCACCCGCGTCGCCCGCGAGGTCGGCACCGAGGGCGCTCTCGGTGGCCAGGCCCAGGTGCCCGGCGTCGCCGGCACCTGGCGCGACCTGACGGTCTCGGTGAACTCGATGGCCTCCAACCTGACCAACCAGGTCCGCAGCATCGCCCAGGTCGCGAAGGCGGTCTCCCAGGGTGACCTGTCGCAGAAGATCTCCATCGAGGCCCGCGGCGAGGTCGCCGCCCTGGCCGGCACCCTCAACGCGATGGTCGACACGCTGCGTACGTTCGCCGACGAGGTCACCCGTGTCGCCCGTGAGGTCGGCACCGAGGGATCGCTGGGCGGTCAGGCCCACGTACGCGGCGTGGCCGGCACCTGGAAGGACCTCACCGACTCGGTCAACTCGATGGCCTCCAACCTGACCTCCCAGGTCCGCAACATCGCCCAGGTCACCACCGCCGTCGCCCGCGGCGACCTCACCCAGAAGATCACCGTCGACGCCCGCGGCGAGATCCTCGAGCTGAAGTCCACGGTCAACACGATGGTCGACCAGCTCTCCTCCTTCGCCGACGAGGTCACCCGCGTCGCCCGCGAGGTCGGCACCGAGGGCAAGCTCGGCGGCCAGGCCGAGGTGGCCGACGTCTCCGGCACCTGGCGCGGACTCACGGAGAACGTGAACCAGCTGGCGAGCACGCTGACCACCCAGCTCCGCGCGATCGCCGAGGTCTCCGCCGCGGTGACCCAGGGCGACCTCAGCCGGCAGATCACCGTCGGGGCCGAGGGCGAGGTCGCCGAGCTGAAGGACAACCTCAACGAGATGATCGACTCGCTGCGGGAGACGACCAGGGCCAACGAGGACCAGGACTGGCTCAAGACCAACCTGGCCCGGTTCACCGGCCACATGCAGGGTGGTCGTGACCTGCTCGAGGTCGCCCGGCTGATCGTCTCCGAGCTCACCCCGCTGGTCGGTGCCCAGCACGGCTCGATCTTCCTCACCGACCAGACCCCTGAGCAGAGCGGTCCCAAGGTGCTGCGCCGGATCGCCTCCTACGGCTACCAGCCGAGCCCCGACGTCCCCGACGTCTTCGCCGTCGGCGAAGGACTGGTCGGCCAGGCCGCCTACGACCGCCAGCCGATCATCGTGCGTGACGTTCCGGCCGGCTTCCTGCGGATCTCCTCCGGCCACGGGTCGGCGGCGCCGACCTCGATCGTGGTGCTTCCGGTGGTCTTCGAGGAGAAGGTGATCGGCGTCGTCGAGCTCGCCTCCTTCCGGCCGTTCAGCACCGTCCACATGCAGTTCCTCGAACAGCTTGCCGAGTCGATCGGGGTCTCGCTCAACGCGATCATGGCCAGCTCCCGCACCGAGGAGCTGCTGGTCGAGTCGCAGCGCCTCGCCGCCGAGCTGCAGGACAAGCAGGACGAGGGCGAACGCCAGCAGGTCGAGCTGCAGCAGACCAACGCCGCGCTCGAGGAGAAGGCCCGCCAGCTCGCCGACCAGAACCAGGCGATCGAGATCAAGAACCTCGAGATCGAGGAGGCCCGGCGCGGCCTGGAGGAGCGTGCCGAGCAGCTCGCCCTCTCATCGCGCTACAAGTCCGAGTTCCTGGCCAACATGTCGCACGAGCTGCGTACGCCGCTCAACTCGCTGCTCATCCTGGCCCGGCTGCTCTCCGACAACGTCGACGGCAACCTCAACGCGCGCCAGGTCGAATACTCGCGCACCATCCACGGCGCCGGCACCGACCTCCTCCAGCTGATCAACGACATCCTCGACCTGTCCAAGGTCGAGGCCGGCAAGATGGACGTCCACGTCACGGACGTCGACGTGACCTCGGTCGTCGAGTACGTCGAGGCGACCTTCCGGCCGCTGACCGCCGAGAAGGACCTCGACTTCATCGTCGGCGTCGACCCCGACGTGCCCCGCCTGCTGCGCTCGGACCAGCACCGTCTGCAGCAGGTGCTGCGCAACCTGCTCTCCAACGCGGTGAAGTTCACCGACGGCGGCGGGGTCCGGCTGCTGATCCGCAACGCCTCCGGCGAGCGCTTCTCGACACCCAGCCTGCAGCAGGCGGACGCGGTGCTGGCCTTCTCGGTGATCGACACCGGCATCGGCATCCCACCGGAGAAGCTGAGGGTCATCTTCGAGGCGTTCCAGCAGGCCGACGGCACCATCAGCCGCAAGTTCGGCGGCACCGGTCTCGGCCTCTCCATCAGCCGCGAGGTCGCGCACCTCATCGGCGGCGAGATCCAGGTCAAGAGCGAGCCCGGCCACGGCAGCTCGTTCACGCTGTACGTCCCGAGGATCAGCTCCGACTCGATCGACGCCCAGCCCGCGACCGCACTCGGTGGCGTGCAGGACTCATCGCTTCGGACTCCGCTTCACCAGGAGACTCCTGGGCGCCGGGCCGACCAGCTGCTGCTGGTCCTCAGCGGTGGCAGCGACGAGTCCGGCCCCGGCACCAGCGCCGTCGTCGAGGCCCTGTTCGGGTCGGTCGACGAGGTCGAGACGGTCTTCGGGTCCTCCGCCGAGGAGGCCCAGGCGGTCCTGGCCGACCGCGACGTCGACTGTGTGGTGCTGGACCTTCCCCTGGCCGACGGTGGCTTCGAGGTGCTCCGTTGGATGCGCACCCACAAGCGCACCAAGGACACCCCCGTGGTGCTGAGTAGGGTCGGCGAGGTGACCAAGGCTCAGCAGAACCGGCTGGACAGATACGCCGAGGCGATGACTCTGAAGACCCCGGCGACCACGGAGGAGGCCATCGATGACGTGAGCGTGCTGCTGGGCCGCACCGGGATGCAGCTTCCCCGGACGTACATCGCCGAGCCGACCGACGCGACCGGCCAGTTCGCGGGTCGGCGGATCCTGATCGTCGACGACGACGTACGCAACGTCTTCGCGCTCACCAGCGCGCTCGAGCAGCACGGCATCGACGTCCTCTACGCCGAGTCCGGCGAAGCCGGGATCGAGGCGCTGCAGCGCGAGCCGGGCGTCGACCTCGTCCTGATGGACATCATGATGCCGGGCATGGACGGTCTGACCGCGATGCGGCTGATCCGCGACATCCCGCAGTTCAAGAGCCTGCCGATGATCGCGCTCACCGCCAAGGCGATGACCGGTGACCGCGAGGACAGCCTCGCCGCCGGCGCCTCGGAGTACATCACCAAGCCGGTCGACGTCGCCGACCTGCTCTCGCTGTTCCGGGTGTGGCTGTCATGA
- a CDS encoding SpoIIE family protein phosphatase, whose translation MSTGVKTISRTFEPAPTSVSEARRFARRVLADWGLDDLLDDAVLLTSELVTNAVTHAGTPMTVAVVREEDRLRIDVFDQHPTRVLPVGANAYPGTGEHGRGLLITSALSTAWGVEYRKDHKRVWAAFALVEETLGAEAPAGGGPEDQRVRRRATAPGQDPLGLSGLALNQLPLADMLELVVEQTRDRFGADAAYLLLEDEMEDRFVVAATSGSAAPIQGRGVRRGEAGAPTLKASFRPLSIGDLRATPVELLRGLELRSLATAPVAFDGRVIGTLAVALAEPAGFTTDDGAQLQRIADWAAPSVDRASTRAADGERRAWLAFLGESSVMLAGSLDLEATTAMTGQIVVPRLATWCGIYLNDAREQPRLQFAWHADEHQLDSLQKALEDAAPDGREAPAEPDFPGEVAILPLEARNRIIGWLTLGRPVGEPLRRERLLVAESVARRAALAIDNARAHTELQDIGQSLQRSLLPAVLPEIPGVDIGVGYEPTGEFNDAGGDFYDIFALGSGRWGFMVGDVCGVGPEAATVAGMSRHTVRALMRAGIPIAPTLERLNAAICDEGPRGRFITMVCGTIEVTAASRFRLRLVCAGHPPPFLVTRSRPGVPARRVGRPQALLGVIDAVDYIEEELTVTRGDRLVVVTDGVLERRAGEPMFEEAGVEAVLAAGIGAGAQAVADRLLRAVADFSAAPPSDDMAVLVLDLGKGAVSHP comes from the coding sequence ATGAGCACCGGAGTCAAGACGATCTCGCGCACGTTCGAGCCGGCACCGACGTCGGTCTCCGAGGCGCGCCGTTTCGCGCGGAGGGTGCTGGCCGACTGGGGTCTCGACGACCTTCTCGACGACGCCGTGCTGTTGACCAGCGAGCTGGTCACCAACGCCGTGACCCACGCCGGCACACCGATGACCGTCGCGGTCGTACGCGAGGAGGACCGGCTCCGCATCGACGTGTTCGACCAGCACCCGACCCGCGTGCTCCCGGTCGGCGCCAACGCCTACCCCGGGACCGGCGAGCACGGTCGCGGGCTGCTCATCACCTCGGCGCTGTCGACGGCCTGGGGAGTGGAGTACCGCAAGGACCACAAGCGGGTCTGGGCAGCGTTCGCGCTGGTCGAGGAGACCCTCGGCGCCGAGGCACCCGCCGGTGGCGGTCCGGAGGACCAGCGCGTACGCCGCCGCGCCACCGCGCCAGGCCAGGATCCGCTGGGACTGAGCGGGCTGGCGCTCAACCAGCTGCCGCTGGCGGACATGCTCGAGCTGGTGGTGGAGCAGACCCGTGACCGCTTCGGTGCGGATGCGGCGTACCTGCTGCTGGAGGACGAGATGGAGGACCGGTTCGTGGTGGCCGCCACGAGCGGGTCCGCCGCACCGATCCAGGGGCGGGGCGTGCGGCGTGGTGAGGCCGGTGCGCCGACCCTCAAGGCATCGTTCCGGCCGCTGTCGATCGGGGACCTGCGGGCGACCCCGGTCGAGCTGCTGCGCGGGCTCGAGCTGCGCTCGCTGGCGACCGCGCCGGTGGCCTTCGACGGACGCGTGATCGGCACACTGGCGGTCGCGTTGGCCGAGCCGGCCGGTTTCACCACCGATGACGGCGCGCAGCTGCAGCGGATCGCCGACTGGGCCGCGCCCAGCGTCGACCGTGCCTCCACCCGGGCGGCGGACGGCGAGCGGCGGGCCTGGCTGGCGTTCCTGGGGGAGTCGAGCGTGATGCTGGCCGGGTCGCTGGACCTGGAGGCGACCACGGCGATGACCGGGCAGATCGTCGTGCCGCGGCTGGCGACCTGGTGCGGCATCTACCTCAACGACGCTCGCGAGCAGCCCCGGCTCCAGTTCGCCTGGCATGCCGACGAGCACCAGCTCGACTCACTGCAGAAGGCCCTGGAGGACGCGGCTCCGGACGGCCGGGAGGCCCCGGCCGAGCCCGACTTCCCCGGTGAGGTCGCGATCCTCCCGTTGGAGGCGCGCAACCGGATCATCGGCTGGCTCACCCTCGGGCGGCCCGTCGGCGAGCCGTTGCGCCGCGAGCGACTGCTGGTGGCGGAGTCGGTGGCCCGGCGGGCGGCGCTGGCCATCGATAACGCCCGCGCTCACACCGAGCTCCAGGACATCGGTCAGTCGCTGCAGCGCAGCCTGCTGCCGGCGGTGCTGCCGGAGATCCCGGGCGTGGACATCGGGGTCGGCTACGAGCCGACGGGGGAGTTCAACGACGCCGGCGGCGACTTCTACGACATCTTCGCGCTCGGTTCCGGGCGCTGGGGCTTCATGGTCGGTGACGTGTGCGGGGTCGGGCCGGAGGCGGCCACGGTCGCCGGCATGTCGCGCCACACGGTGCGGGCGCTGATGCGGGCCGGCATCCCGATCGCGCCGACCCTGGAGCGGCTCAACGCCGCGATCTGCGACGAGGGCCCGCGAGGCCGGTTCATCACGATGGTCTGCGGCACGATCGAGGTCACTGCCGCCTCCCGCTTCAGGCTGCGGCTCGTCTGCGCCGGCCACCCGCCGCCGTTCCTGGTCACCCGCTCCCGTCCCGGCGTCCCGGCGCGCCGGGTGGGCCGTCCTCAGGCTCTCCTCGGAGTGATCGACGCCGTCGACTACATCGAGGAGGAGCTGACGGTGACGCGCGGCGACCGGCTCGTCGTCGTCACCGACGGCGTCCTGGAGCGGCGCGCGGGGGAGCCGATGTTCGAGGAGGCCGGGGTCGAGGCCGTCCTCGCCGCGGGCATCGGCGCCGGGGCTCAGGCCGTCGCCGACCGCCTGCTGCGCGCGGTCGCCGACTTCTCCGCGGCACCGCCGTCGGACGACATGGCCGTCCTGGTCCTCGACCTGGGCAAGGGCGCCGTCTCCCACCCCTAG
- a CDS encoding helix-turn-helix transcriptional regulator, with protein MDRASLADFLRRRREALRPQDVGLVTGPRRRTPGLRREEVAALTGMSTDYYIRLEQQRGPQPSDQMLSALARALRLSIDERDHLYRLAGHNAPRRTFDDGHVAPALLRVLDRLEDTPAMIMSALGETLVANRLAVSIFGDRPALTGWDRFESYRWFTDPSTREVYPPEIHDRHGRGLVATLRVAYGAMGERSRAGDLVRLLETRSEEFRELWERHEVTHRIEDHKTLLHPQVGRIDVDCQVLTTQDMGQALLVLTPVPGSEAEEKIRLLAVLGHEEFSGT; from the coding sequence ATGGACCGCGCCTCGCTCGCCGACTTCCTCCGCCGCCGCCGTGAGGCCCTTCGCCCGCAGGACGTCGGCCTGGTGACGGGGCCCCGCCGGCGTACGCCAGGCCTGCGCCGCGAGGAGGTCGCCGCGCTGACCGGGATGTCGACCGACTACTACATCCGTCTCGAGCAGCAGCGCGGCCCGCAGCCCTCCGACCAGATGCTGTCGGCGCTCGCCCGGGCGCTGCGCCTGAGCATCGACGAGCGCGACCACCTCTACCGGCTGGCCGGCCACAACGCCCCGCGGCGTACGTTCGACGACGGCCACGTCGCCCCGGCGCTGCTACGTGTGCTGGACCGGCTCGAGGACACCCCGGCGATGATCATGTCCGCGCTCGGCGAGACGCTGGTCGCGAACCGGCTCGCCGTCTCGATCTTCGGCGACCGCCCGGCGCTGACCGGCTGGGACCGGTTCGAGTCCTACCGCTGGTTCACCGACCCTTCGACGCGGGAGGTCTACCCGCCCGAGATCCACGACCGGCACGGCCGCGGTCTGGTGGCGACCCTGCGGGTCGCCTACGGAGCCATGGGCGAGCGATCCCGGGCCGGCGACCTCGTACGCCTCCTGGAGACCCGCTCGGAGGAGTTCCGGGAGCTGTGGGAGCGGCACGAGGTCACCCACCGCATCGAGGACCACAAGACGCTGCTGCATCCGCAGGTCGGCCGCATCGACGTCGACTGCCAGGTGCTGACCACCCAGGACATGGGCCAGGCGCTGCTGGTGCTGACGCCGGTGCCGGGCAGCGAGGCGGAGGAGAAGATCCGGCTGCTCGCCGTGCTCGGCCACGAGGAGTTCAGCGGGACCTAG
- the glmU gene encoding bifunctional UDP-N-acetylglucosamine diphosphorylase/glucosamine-1-phosphate N-acetyltransferase GlmU gives MSELTVIVLAAGGGTRMKSKTPKMLHQIAGRSLVGHVLAAVSEAGASRVVAVVGHQRELVEPHIAEILPEAVIAVQTEQLGTAHAVRVAVEAGAVSGGTVLVTYGDTPLLRGESLRALVADHEAAGRAATILSGIVPEPFGYGRILRGDAGVSGIVEEKDATDEERAITEINSGIIAFDGAFLAGVLPRIGNDNAKKEFYLTDAIALAVSDGLGVDAFVLDDVTEAEGANDRAQLAALGKILNERIVTRWMKDGVTVMDPATTWIDADVELAPDVTILPGTQLIGATRIDEDAVVGPDCTLKDTEVGHGARVVRTQAELAVVGPGANVGPFSYLRPGTVLGEEGKIGGFVEVKNSRIDAGAKVPHLSYVGDATIGEGTNIGAGTIFANYDGVNKHKTKIGRHVKSGSGVTFVAPVVVGDGATTGGEALIREDVPPGALAVSAGQQRNIEGWALVKRAGTPQAAAAEEALDAGVPILGEPPATGE, from the coding sequence ATGAGTGAGCTCACCGTGATCGTGCTGGCCGCCGGTGGCGGCACCCGGATGAAGTCCAAGACTCCCAAGATGCTCCACCAGATCGCGGGCCGGAGTCTCGTGGGCCATGTGCTGGCCGCCGTCTCGGAGGCCGGGGCCTCCCGCGTCGTCGCGGTGGTGGGCCACCAGCGCGAGCTGGTCGAGCCCCACATCGCCGAGATCCTCCCCGAGGCCGTGATCGCGGTCCAGACCGAGCAGCTCGGCACTGCCCATGCCGTGCGGGTGGCGGTCGAGGCCGGCGCGGTCTCCGGTGGGACGGTGCTCGTCACCTATGGCGACACGCCGCTGCTGCGCGGTGAGTCCCTGCGCGCACTGGTGGCCGACCACGAGGCCGCCGGCCGGGCCGCCACGATCCTGAGCGGCATCGTGCCGGAGCCCTTCGGCTACGGCCGGATCCTGCGGGGTGACGCCGGGGTCAGCGGCATCGTCGAGGAGAAGGACGCGACCGACGAGGAGCGGGCGATCACCGAGATCAACTCGGGGATCATCGCCTTCGACGGGGCGTTCCTCGCCGGCGTACTGCCCCGGATCGGCAACGACAACGCCAAGAAGGAGTTCTACCTCACCGACGCGATCGCGCTGGCGGTCTCCGACGGGCTCGGGGTCGACGCGTTCGTCCTGGACGACGTCACCGAGGCCGAGGGCGCCAACGACCGGGCTCAGCTCGCCGCGCTCGGGAAGATCCTCAACGAGCGGATCGTCACCCGGTGGATGAAGGACGGGGTCACGGTGATGGACCCGGCCACGACCTGGATCGACGCCGACGTCGAGCTCGCCCCCGACGTCACCATCCTGCCCGGCACCCAGCTCATCGGTGCCACCCGGATCGACGAGGACGCGGTGGTCGGTCCCGACTGCACGCTGAAGGACACCGAGGTCGGCCACGGCGCCCGGGTGGTGCGTACGCAGGCAGAGCTCGCCGTCGTCGGACCCGGTGCCAACGTGGGGCCGTTCTCCTACCTGCGCCCGGGCACGGTCCTCGGTGAGGAAGGCAAGATCGGCGGGTTCGTCGAGGTCAAGAACTCTCGCATCGACGCGGGTGCGAAGGTGCCGCACCTGTCCTACGTCGGCGACGCGACGATCGGTGAGGGCACCAACATCGGGGCCGGCACGATCTTCGCCAACTACGACGGGGTCAACAAGCACAAGACCAAGATCGGACGCCACGTGAAGTCGGGATCGGGTGTGACCTTTGTCGCCCCGGTGGTCGTCGGAGACGGTGCTACGACCGGTGGCGAGGCCCTGATCCGGGAGGACGTCCCGCCCGGTGCGCTGGCCGTCTCCGCAGGTCAGCAGCGCAACATCGAGGGCTGGGCACTGGTGAAGAGGGCAGGCACGCCGCAGGCGGCGGCGGCCGAGGAGGCGCTCGATGCGGGCGTACCCATCCTCGGTGAACCCCCGGCGACCGGCGAGTAA